A region of Paenibacillus sp. JNUCC-31 DNA encodes the following proteins:
- a CDS encoding response regulator transcription factor codes for MKKVWQVVIVDIHPTSMLGTKLILEEQQDLLVRGMTSTGSEGLELVNIHQPDLILMDYRLPEGQADQYIAQMKNLSAHSHIIILTDEDNVKLFRHLISLGASGMLSKQASPSQLIHLISGLREGCVSIPLSWLASPEWAQPVESPAEELIVELTETETFIMERIVQGVTYDKIASEINVSRRSIDNYLRKIYVKLDVSSRAQAIERYALYARQTKTVS; via the coding sequence ATGAAAAAAGTATGGCAGGTGGTCATCGTAGATATCCACCCCACCAGCATGCTGGGTACGAAATTAATTTTGGAAGAACAGCAGGATCTGTTAGTCCGGGGGATGACTTCGACCGGGTCGGAAGGCCTTGAGCTGGTGAACATTCACCAGCCTGATCTGATTCTGATGGATTATCGGCTTCCTGAGGGCCAAGCGGATCAGTATATTGCACAGATGAAAAATCTGTCGGCCCATAGCCACATCATTATTCTGACGGACGAAGACAATGTAAAGTTATTTCGTCATCTGATCAGCCTTGGTGCAAGTGGTATGCTGTCCAAACAGGCTTCCCCTAGCCAGCTGATCCATCTGATCTCTGGACTGCGTGAGGGATGTGTTTCCATTCCTTTATCCTGGTTAGCCAGTCCCGAATGGGCCCAGCCTGTCGAATCTCCGGCAGAAGAGCTTATTGTTGAATTAACCGAAACGGAAACTTTTATTATGGAAAGAATTGTACAAGGCGTAACCTATGATAAAATAGCCAGTGAGATTAACGTTAGCAGACGTTCGATTGATAATTACCTGCGTAAAATTTATGTGAAGCTGGATGTAAGCAGCAGGGCACAGGCCATTGAACGTTACGCTTTATATGCGAGGCAGACCAAAACCGTATCCTGA
- a CDS encoding aminotransferase-like domain-containing protein — MKYFFASRTNRLLSSPLRDIREMSGRDYFISLAEELPAEELFPFKLLEEAAVSVFSSGPSALQYGEPAGYSPLREWLDKDWNARKGIRTVPDQILLTTGTQQAIDLVMRLLLEPGDSVLVEHPTSPGCLEVLEMQGAKIVPVTGDGDGILPDLLEHHMQQVRPKLLFAAPSFSNPTGVLWSMERREAVLDLCSRYGVLLVEDDSYGELHFDGLEPGEFYRRYPSLFALDTADQGGHVLYIGSFSKTVAPALRTGWAAGHPVLIQAMASVKRIADGQSSPMNQRLLYQLLAHSPFKWSDHLSMLNREYKTRLKLMLELLKRPGWKGCQYSIPEGGMYLWIQLPDGLDSGALLKAALLKGVSFLPGSLCSTGAQDHRYIRLNFSHPGRDELLLGMNLISESITEFTARS; from the coding sequence ATGAAATATTTCTTCGCCTCCCGTACAAACAGGCTTTTGTCATCACCGCTGAGGGATATTCGTGAAATGTCTGGCCGGGATTATTTCATTTCGCTGGCAGAAGAACTGCCTGCGGAGGAGCTATTTCCATTCAAACTTCTGGAAGAAGCAGCGGTCTCTGTATTTAGTTCTGGTCCTTCTGCGTTACAGTATGGTGAGCCGGCAGGGTACAGCCCCCTGAGAGAGTGGCTCGACAAAGACTGGAATGCACGCAAGGGCATACGGACGGTTCCAGATCAAATTCTATTGACAACAGGTACTCAGCAGGCTATCGATCTGGTGATGCGATTGTTGCTTGAGCCTGGAGATTCCGTACTGGTTGAGCATCCGACCTCTCCTGGTTGTCTTGAGGTTCTGGAAATGCAGGGTGCCAAAATTGTACCAGTGACAGGTGATGGCGACGGTATTTTGCCTGACCTCTTGGAGCATCACATGCAGCAGGTGAGACCGAAGCTGCTTTTTGCCGCACCCAGCTTTTCCAATCCGACAGGTGTGCTGTGGAGCATGGAGCGTCGTGAGGCAGTGTTGGATCTATGCTCGCGGTATGGCGTGCTGCTTGTGGAGGATGATTCCTATGGCGAACTTCACTTCGATGGTCTGGAGCCGGGGGAATTCTATCGGAGATATCCATCCCTCTTTGCACTGGATACAGCGGATCAGGGTGGACATGTTCTCTATATTGGTTCATTTAGCAAAACCGTAGCACCCGCCCTGCGTACGGGTTGGGCTGCCGGACATCCTGTGCTGATTCAAGCCATGGCTTCAGTGAAACGGATAGCAGATGGGCAATCCAGTCCGATGAATCAGCGATTGTTATATCAACTGCTGGCCCATTCTCCTTTTAAATGGAGTGATCACCTGTCCATGCTGAATCGGGAGTATAAGACCAGACTCAAACTTATGCTCGAATTGTTGAAACGTCCGGGCTGGAAGGGGTGCCAGTACAGCATTCCTGAAGGAGGAATGTATCTGTGGATACAGCTGCCGGATGGATTGGACAGCGGGGCGCTGCTCAAGGCAGCTCTGTTAAAGGGGGTATCCTTTCTTCCAGGTTCCCTCTGCTCTACAGGGGCACAGGATCATCGGTACATCCGTTTGAACTTCAGCCATCCCGGTCGGGATGAGTTGTTACTGGGCATGAATCTGATCAGTGAGTCCATTACCGAGTTTACAGCCCGGAGCTAG
- a CDS encoding FMN-dependent NADH-azoreductase, with the protein MSNILFVKANDRPADQAVSVQLYDAFLNAYKESHPGDTVTELDLYNTDLPYYGNTVITGGYKAANGIEATPEEQKAAALAAQLQDQFLAADKVVFAFPLWNFTVPAPLVNYISYLSQAGKMFKYTAEGPVGLVGNKKVALLNARGSVYSVEPMASAEMSVRYVTNVLNFWGIQNPELVIVEGHNASPDRSQEIVAAGLKLASEVAASF; encoded by the coding sequence ATGTCTAATATTTTATTTGTAAAAGCTAACGACCGTCCTGCTGATCAAGCAGTCAGCGTACAATTGTACGATGCATTTCTGAACGCATATAAAGAGTCCCACCCAGGTGACACTGTTACCGAACTGGATCTCTACAATACAGATCTTCCTTACTACGGCAACACTGTAATTACTGGTGGGTACAAAGCAGCTAACGGCATCGAAGCAACGCCAGAAGAGCAAAAAGCGGCTGCACTGGCTGCACAATTGCAAGATCAATTTTTGGCAGCAGACAAAGTGGTATTTGCATTCCCACTGTGGAACTTCACTGTTCCGGCACCACTGGTGAACTACATTTCCTACCTGAGCCAAGCTGGAAAAATGTTTAAATACACTGCTGAAGGCCCTGTAGGTCTTGTTGGCAACAAAAAAGTGGCATTGCTTAATGCGCGTGGTAGTGTTTACTCCGTAGAGCCTATGGCATCTGCAGAAATGTCCGTGAGATATGTAACGAACGTACTGAACTTCTGGGGTATCCAAAACCCTGAACTGGTTATCGTTGAAGGCCACAACGCTTCACCTGACCGTTCCCAAGAAATCGTGGCAGCAGGTCTGAAATTGGCTTCCGAAGTAGCAGCAAGCTTCTAA
- a CDS encoding DUF2161 domain-containing phosphodiesterase produces MAVQYETELYSPVKAFFERRGYNVKAEVKHCDLVGVKSDQNEPLIVEMKKTFNLSLLLQGMQRLKLSPFVYLAVERNRSKRGAVNQRWGELTALCRQLGLGLLTVTFYKTKAPLIDVLCEPAAQTPLSGSSSGVRKGGIRRQRLLREFDERSGDYNTGGSTRRQLVTAYREKALRIASALRAQGESSPASLAKQTSVGSAAAILQKNYYGWFERLSRGRYVLTIKGVQALTEHAHMLEDNDMIEQRINEPEIDISLIHVDDDRLQHIAEIAEPYLLPKRNV; encoded by the coding sequence ATGGCGGTGCAGTACGAAACCGAGTTATATTCGCCTGTAAAGGCTTTTTTCGAACGACGCGGTTACAACGTGAAGGCTGAAGTCAAACATTGTGACCTGGTCGGGGTCAAATCGGATCAGAATGAACCACTCATTGTGGAGATGAAAAAAACATTTAATCTGTCTCTGCTGCTACAAGGAATGCAGCGCCTGAAGCTCAGTCCCTTCGTTTATCTGGCTGTGGAGCGGAATCGCAGTAAACGCGGGGCGGTCAACCAGCGCTGGGGCGAATTGACGGCATTGTGCAGACAGCTCGGTCTGGGACTCCTAACCGTTACCTTTTACAAAACCAAAGCCCCCCTGATTGATGTGCTGTGCGAACCTGCTGCCCAAACTCCTCTGTCTGGTAGCAGCAGCGGAGTCCGCAAGGGCGGAATCCGGAGACAACGACTGCTGCGTGAATTCGACGAGCGGAGTGGTGATTATAATACAGGAGGAAGCACACGCAGGCAGTTGGTCACTGCATACAGGGAAAAGGCATTACGTATTGCTTCTGCCCTCCGCGCTCAGGGTGAATCTTCCCCGGCTTCTCTCGCCAAGCAGACAAGTGTGGGGTCCGCTGCGGCCATTCTGCAAAAAAATTATTATGGCTGGTTCGAGCGGCTATCCCGCGGACGATATGTGCTGACAATCAAAGGTGTGCAGGCACTGACCGAGCATGCTCACATGCTTGAGGATAATGATATGATTGAGCAGCGTATAAATGAACCGGAAATAGACATTTCCCTGATTCACGTTGATGACGATAGACTACAGCATATTGCGGAAATAGCGGAGCCGTACCTGCTCCCAAAAAGGAATGTCTGA
- a CDS encoding PrkA family serine protein kinase — MNIFERVAEHRAESDRLTWNGTFEDYIALLREDPTPAMTAHARVYQMIESFGVEEVGGHKRYKFFEQEIFGLDRSIEKLVEEYFHSAARRLDVRKRILLLMGPVSGGKSTLVTLLKRGLEQFSRTEKGAVYAIEGCPMHEEPLHLIPLELRPEVEKEIGVRIEGNLCPSCQMRLRTEYGGDISRVKVERVLISEDNRVGIGTFSPSDPKSQDIADLTGSIDFSTITEFGSESDPRAYRFDGELNKANRGLMEFQEMLKCDEKFLWNLLSLTQEGNFKAGRFALISADEMIVAHTNESEYKSFISNKKNEALQSRMIVMPIPYNLKVSEEEKIYSKLIQQSDMKHVHIAPHALRTAAIFSILTRLKETKKQGMDLVKKMRMYDGEEVEGYKEADLREMQNEYLDEGMSGIDPRYVINRISSALIKQNLQCINALDILRAIKDGLDQHASITKEERERYLNFIALARKEYDELAKKEVQKAFVYSFEESARTLFENYLDNIEAFCNWSKIRDPLTDEEMDPDERLMRSIEEQIGISENAKKAFREEILIRISAYSRKERKFEYSSHDRLREAIEKKLFADLKDIVKITTSTKTPDATQLKRMNEVIKRLIEEHGYTAASANELLRYVGSLLNR, encoded by the coding sequence ATGAATATTTTTGAACGCGTTGCGGAACATCGGGCAGAAAGTGACCGTTTGACATGGAACGGAACATTTGAAGATTATATTGCGCTGCTGAGAGAGGACCCGACTCCGGCAATGACGGCTCACGCTCGAGTGTACCAGATGATCGAATCGTTTGGTGTAGAAGAAGTAGGTGGGCACAAACGATACAAGTTTTTTGAACAGGAGATTTTTGGGCTGGATCGGTCCATTGAAAAGCTGGTTGAAGAGTATTTCCATTCGGCCGCTCGTCGTCTGGATGTGCGCAAACGGATTTTGCTGCTTATGGGGCCGGTCAGTGGAGGGAAGTCTACATTAGTGACGTTGCTCAAACGCGGACTTGAACAGTTCTCCCGTACAGAGAAGGGGGCCGTGTATGCCATTGAAGGCTGCCCAATGCATGAGGAGCCACTCCATCTGATTCCACTGGAGCTTCGCCCTGAAGTGGAGAAGGAAATTGGTGTACGCATTGAGGGTAATCTTTGCCCATCTTGCCAGATGCGGCTTCGCACCGAATACGGCGGGGACATTAGCCGGGTGAAGGTGGAACGGGTCTTGATTTCCGAAGATAACCGGGTGGGAATTGGAACATTCAGTCCATCCGATCCGAAATCCCAGGATATTGCTGATTTGACGGGCAGTATCGACTTTTCGACCATCACTGAATTTGGTTCCGAGTCTGATCCGCGTGCCTATCGTTTTGACGGGGAGTTAAACAAGGCTAATCGCGGATTGATGGAATTCCAGGAGATGCTCAAATGTGATGAAAAATTCCTCTGGAATTTGCTGTCACTGACCCAGGAAGGCAATTTCAAGGCAGGACGATTCGCATTAATCAGTGCGGATGAGATGATTGTGGCACATACGAATGAATCCGAGTACAAGTCGTTTATATCGAACAAAAAGAATGAAGCGCTGCAATCCCGGATGATTGTCATGCCCATTCCATACAACTTGAAGGTCTCCGAGGAAGAAAAGATTTACAGCAAGCTCATTCAACAAAGTGATATGAAGCATGTCCATATTGCACCGCATGCCCTGCGGACTGCAGCCATTTTCTCCATACTTACTCGCTTGAAAGAAACGAAGAAACAAGGTATGGATCTGGTTAAGAAAATGCGGATGTATGACGGTGAAGAAGTTGAAGGGTACAAAGAAGCCGATTTGCGTGAGATGCAAAATGAATATTTGGATGAAGGCATGTCGGGCATTGACCCGCGTTATGTCATCAACCGGATATCCAGTGCTTTGATTAAGCAAAATCTTCAGTGCATTAACGCGCTGGATATTCTCCGGGCAATCAAGGATGGTCTGGACCAGCATGCTTCCATTACAAAAGAGGAACGTGAGCGTTATCTGAACTTTATTGCTTTGGCACGTAAAGAATATGATGAACTGGCGAAGAAGGAAGTACAAAAAGCATTTGTCTACTCGTTTGAAGAGTCGGCCAGAACGCTGTTCGAAAATTACCTGGATAACATTGAGGCCTTCTGCAATTGGTCCAAAATCCGTGATCCGTTGACGGATGAGGAGATGGACCCGGATGAACGCTTAATGCGTTCGATCGAGGAGCAGATCGGTATTTCCGAAAACGCCAAAAAGGCGTTCAGGGAAGAAATATTGATCCGCATCTCGGCTTATTCCCGCAAGGAGCGCAAATTCGAATACAGCAGCCATGACCGCTTGCGTGAAGCGATAGAGAAGAAGCTGTTCGCTGACTTAAAGGACATTGTGAAGATTACAACCTCAACCAAGACACCTGATGCGACCCAGCTGAAACGAATGAATGAAGTGATAAAACGGTTAATTGAAGAACATGGATACACCGCTGCCAGCGCAAATGAATTGCTTCGTTACGTGGGCAGTTTGTTGAATCGCTGA
- a CDS encoding globin-coupled sensor protein: MSIALARQKQLDYIGLTAGDLQLLADHRPAFVKVVDEVVDHFYNHVGNYPDLVDLIARFSTIDRLKETQKLYWLSMTDGVVDDAYIDQRIAIGLVHSRIGLSEDYYLGTYMVYLDIATSIFQQVIPEGWHLVIQALSKMFNLDSQLVLEAYEKKEKEKLNQFAEDQQHTLQAITQITQQLTGMISELNENAQAISDVARETAASQDQANGLLDELTKEIHQIGKMGEIIREISDQSHLVGLNAAIEAAHAGEFGRGFEVVASEVRKLASSSREAQGKIQTNLAQIMKKLGSVQQEAKHTASGARRQASRSEELAVFATTMEKLALDLRKLDHQE, encoded by the coding sequence ATGAGTATTGCGTTGGCAAGACAGAAACAACTTGATTATATTGGACTAACCGCCGGGGATTTGCAACTTCTCGCAGATCATCGGCCTGCTTTTGTGAAAGTCGTTGACGAAGTAGTGGACCATTTCTACAATCATGTGGGGAATTATCCGGATTTGGTCGATCTAATTGCCCGTTTCTCTACCATTGACCGTCTGAAAGAAACCCAGAAGCTATACTGGCTATCCATGACCGATGGTGTGGTTGATGATGCATATATCGATCAGCGCATCGCGATTGGACTGGTTCATTCCCGCATTGGATTGTCCGAGGATTATTATCTGGGCACCTATATGGTGTACCTTGATATTGCGACAAGCATATTCCAGCAGGTTATTCCTGAAGGCTGGCATCTGGTTATCCAGGCGCTTAGTAAAATGTTTAACCTCGATTCACAGCTCGTATTGGAAGCTTACGAGAAGAAAGAAAAGGAGAAATTAAATCAATTCGCTGAAGATCAGCAGCATACCTTGCAGGCGATCACACAGATCACCCAGCAGCTGACGGGCATGATTAGTGAATTGAATGAAAATGCTCAGGCGATCTCAGATGTGGCCAGGGAAACGGCAGCCTCTCAGGATCAGGCAAATGGATTGTTGGACGAACTGACCAAGGAGATTCATCAGATTGGCAAAATGGGTGAGATCATTCGCGAAATTTCGGATCAGAGTCATCTGGTGGGCTTAAATGCCGCCATTGAAGCTGCACATGCAGGAGAATTCGGCCGGGGTTTCGAGGTGGTTGCAAGTGAGGTGCGCAAGCTTGCCTCCAGCTCCCGAGAGGCCCAAGGAAAAATTCAGACGAATCTGGCACAGATTATGAAGAAACTGGGCAGTGTTCAGCAGGAAGCCAAGCACACTGCCTCGGGGGCAAGACGTCAGGCTTCCCGCTCAGAAGAGCTTGCTGTTTTTGCTACCACTATGGAGAAACTGGCACTTGATCTAAGGAAATTGGATCATCAAGAATAG
- a CDS encoding LacI family DNA-binding transcriptional regulator: MASIHDVAKEAGVSVATVSKVLNDYPDVSDKTRKKVNIAIELLKYQPNVVARGLVKRRSWTVGVLLTVPFTNPFVSELLEGIKTALENSGYDLVRLSTRFDDPAYSFIKHCRSRNVDGVVVFGEGRDNKSIQELVTAEIPTMFIDTDLFGKRAGYITTDNANAIAMSVKHLHELGHQKIAYISGTLGPAVANLRLDGYREGLRECGIPYSTVYLEVCDYSFDGGSKAARRLLALKEQPTGIVCASDMSAFGAIHEIEKHGLRVPEDVSVVGFDNTYYAEVFKPGLTTINQNIHSIGIKSIEYLIAMIENPSYSPPVITEPSNLVIRQTTAPAKV, from the coding sequence GTGGCTTCTATCCATGATGTGGCCAAAGAGGCGGGCGTATCTGTTGCAACCGTTTCCAAAGTGCTGAACGATTATCCCGATGTAAGTGACAAAACTCGCAAAAAAGTCAATATAGCCATCGAACTATTGAAATATCAACCGAATGTGGTTGCACGTGGACTTGTGAAACGCCGTTCTTGGACGGTAGGTGTATTGCTGACAGTTCCTTTTACCAATCCGTTTGTATCGGAGCTGCTTGAAGGAATCAAAACAGCACTGGAGAACAGCGGATACGATCTTGTTCGCTTATCTACACGTTTTGATGATCCCGCCTATTCGTTTATCAAACATTGCCGCAGCCGAAATGTGGATGGCGTTGTTGTTTTCGGGGAAGGAAGAGACAATAAGAGTATTCAGGAATTGGTTACTGCGGAGATTCCGACGATGTTTATTGATACCGACTTGTTTGGCAAGCGGGCAGGATACATAACGACGGATAATGCAAATGCGATTGCCATGAGCGTCAAACATTTGCATGAGCTGGGTCACCAAAAAATCGCCTATATTTCAGGAACACTTGGGCCTGCCGTAGCGAATCTTCGACTGGATGGATATCGGGAAGGACTACGTGAATGCGGCATTCCGTATTCAACCGTGTATCTGGAGGTCTGTGACTACTCCTTCGATGGCGGCAGTAAGGCAGCTCGCCGATTGCTTGCATTGAAGGAACAGCCCACAGGGATTGTCTGTGCTTCAGATATGTCCGCTTTCGGAGCGATCCATGAAATTGAGAAACATGGGTTGCGGGTGCCTGAGGATGTCTCCGTTGTCGGATTTGATAACACGTACTATGCTGAAGTGTTCAAACCAGGCTTAACCACGATTAATCAAAATATTCATTCTATCGGGATCAAATCGATTGAATACCTGATTGCCATGATTGAGAATCCTTCATATTCGCCTCCGGTCATTACGGAGCCATCCAATCTGGTGATCCGTCAAACGACTGCACCTGCGAAAGTGTAA
- a CDS encoding response regulator transcription factor, which yields MHQVLLVDDEVYARKGLRKLIRWEACGFEVIGEADDGDEAYEQIERLQPDVVITDIRMPETDGLELIRRTSLDGDQNGINGKMPYFIIVSGYNDFTYAQQAVRYGVQDYILKPIDEVELEATLCRLSAVLKQHKSAEQEKRERQYMRCLEQLMYGEADSSVAEQWLELTDTHSGDMLAYLLFEHNPRLCSDVSEITYTGEEDVAQLGHYESFQQIVQAVLKRMYPQDTPMHLKQHGERVGVLLTGKHLRTDANNLRKTVEKIQFSFTEMENTRVCIYAGATCQDPLLIGHAYQTALKAIAYKFITEDDGVVLFDEVQHAQVQWMHTDHEKQQQLLRLMEEQQMEAMEVTLGDWFTELRASCYAPAAVTSAVHQLVSAVVSILKSVQADVKTMTTLQPVLDWQSERGRLADALQLLNCFMEEAARRLAEQRQQIQKGSMPKIKSYIEENYSKNISLKSIASEFYMNPVYLGQRFRKVYGMYFNDFLLQLRIEEAKRLLRQTDLRVYEVAERVGFGSSDYFATQFEKTEASSPTEYRNRLMGEG from the coding sequence ATGCATCAGGTGCTTTTGGTGGATGACGAAGTGTACGCACGCAAGGGTCTTAGGAAGTTGATTCGCTGGGAAGCATGCGGATTCGAGGTCATTGGTGAGGCCGATGATGGGGATGAGGCTTACGAGCAGATTGAACGGTTACAACCTGACGTCGTCATTACCGATATTCGAATGCCGGAGACGGATGGTCTAGAATTGATTCGGCGGACTAGCCTGGATGGAGATCAAAATGGAATAAATGGGAAAATGCCCTATTTTATCATTGTGAGTGGATATAATGATTTTACTTATGCACAACAGGCAGTGAGGTACGGTGTACAGGACTATATTTTGAAACCGATTGATGAGGTTGAACTTGAGGCGACCTTGTGTAGATTGTCAGCAGTGCTGAAGCAACATAAATCTGCGGAGCAGGAGAAGCGGGAGCGGCAATACATGCGGTGTCTGGAACAGCTGATGTACGGAGAGGCTGATTCTTCTGTTGCTGAACAGTGGTTGGAACTGACGGATACTCATTCGGGGGATATGCTGGCATATCTGCTGTTTGAGCACAACCCGCGATTATGTTCTGATGTATCGGAAATCACATATACGGGAGAAGAAGACGTGGCCCAGCTCGGGCATTACGAGAGCTTTCAACAGATTGTGCAGGCAGTTCTCAAGCGGATGTATCCGCAAGATACGCCAATGCATCTGAAGCAGCATGGTGAGCGTGTTGGAGTCCTGCTTACAGGCAAACATCTGCGTACCGATGCGAATAATCTGCGTAAAACGGTAGAGAAAATACAGTTCAGCTTCACTGAAATGGAAAATACTCGAGTATGCATCTATGCAGGGGCCACCTGTCAAGATCCTCTGCTCATTGGACATGCCTATCAGACGGCTTTAAAGGCAATTGCCTACAAGTTCATTACAGAGGACGATGGGGTCGTGCTCTTTGATGAAGTACAGCATGCTCAGGTGCAATGGATGCATACGGATCATGAAAAGCAGCAGCAGTTGCTGAGATTGATGGAAGAGCAGCAGATGGAGGCCATGGAAGTGACGCTGGGTGACTGGTTCACCGAATTGCGGGCTTCCTGTTATGCTCCGGCAGCTGTGACGTCTGCTGTACACCAACTGGTCTCTGCGGTGGTATCCATTCTGAAATCGGTTCAGGCCGACGTGAAAACAATGACTACGCTTCAACCTGTTCTGGACTGGCAATCCGAGCGGGGAAGGCTGGCGGATGCACTCCAATTGCTGAATTGTTTTATGGAGGAAGCAGCCCGACGGCTGGCTGAACAGCGTCAGCAGATTCAGAAGGGGAGCATGCCCAAGATCAAAAGTTACATTGAGGAAAACTACAGCAAGAATATAAGCCTGAAGAGTATTGCCTCCGAATTTTATATGAATCCGGTGTATCTGGGGCAACGCTTTCGCAAGGTTTATGGCATGTATTTCAATGATTTTTTGCTTCAGCTTCGCATAGAAGAAGCCAAAAGGCTTCTAAGGCAGACGGATTTGCGGGTATATGAGGTGGCAGAGCGGGTAGGATTCGGGAGCAGTGATTATTTTGCTACTCAATTCGAGAAAACAGAGGCTTCCTCGCCTACGGAATATCGGAACCGTTTGATGGGCGAGGGGTAG
- a CDS encoding sensor histidine kinase: MKRNFLSNIRLRDKMLILYVFFVLVPVIFSNVIFYQVTTANVKSQRMSDLSKAMEQVRTNFTGEIRNAVDISSSLYTDILLTEMLDTEYAHPIQYVEAYALYLRKILNTYHSGFHSIQGLTIYVDNTTVLPSGGVEFLDEKVRRSEAYRQLTIGPQFSPIFMRWSPGGTQQTFSILRKLDYYAANPGWKEKFVRLDLKTSTIRQIFTNITIPGRLFLVNSADTVDYTTDSDVPWTSQTVAYSDIRSQLGKHEFELVYPLSGELTGWKIVGLFDETEIYRELRQPLHLVILLACLNIILPTLIIIWTTRNIHVRLARVLEHMKKVKLQRFEPIRQPETSDEIGQLTAEFNRMTMTIHRLINDVYVADIQHKNLELQRRHAQLNALQSQINPHFLFNALETIRMRSLMKDEDETARIIQYMAKIFRNALTWNRDRVSVKEELEYVTCFIEIQKYRFGHKMDYSIELDPEAGQCFIPKMTLLPFVENASIHGIEPLKEGGEIRLRIKRTEKQLICVVEDTGAGMTEEKRNQLLAYVQTEDSMGDRVGVQNVIYRLKLIYDNRFHIRFDSTLGKGTRVEIVIPLEEPGME, from the coding sequence GTGAAACGGAATTTTCTCAGCAATATCCGTCTGCGGGACAAAATGTTGATTCTATATGTCTTTTTTGTACTCGTACCGGTCATTTTCAGTAATGTTATTTTCTATCAGGTGACGACGGCGAACGTCAAATCACAACGCATGTCTGATTTGTCCAAGGCCATGGAACAGGTGCGTACCAATTTTACCGGTGAAATTCGCAATGCGGTCGATATCTCATCCAGCCTGTACACGGATATCCTGTTGACTGAAATGCTCGACACGGAGTATGCCCATCCGATCCAATATGTTGAAGCCTATGCCCTGTATCTCCGCAAGATTCTGAATACGTACCATTCCGGTTTTCATTCGATTCAGGGCCTGACCATCTATGTCGATAATACAACAGTGTTGCCCTCCGGGGGAGTTGAGTTTCTGGACGAGAAGGTAAGGCGATCCGAGGCTTACAGGCAGCTGACCATCGGTCCGCAATTTTCCCCCATTTTTATGCGATGGAGTCCTGGAGGAACTCAGCAGACCTTCAGCATACTCCGCAAGCTGGACTATTATGCTGCAAATCCGGGATGGAAGGAGAAATTCGTTCGGCTGGACCTGAAAACGTCAACGATCCGCCAAATTTTCACGAATATCACCATTCCAGGGCGGCTGTTTCTGGTCAACTCAGCAGACACAGTGGACTACACGACCGATTCGGATGTGCCATGGACAAGTCAGACTGTTGCGTACAGCGACATCAGGAGTCAACTGGGGAAACATGAATTTGAGCTGGTCTATCCACTATCTGGGGAACTGACGGGATGGAAAATCGTTGGTTTATTTGATGAAACCGAAATTTACAGAGAACTGAGGCAACCGCTTCATCTGGTCATTTTGCTGGCTTGTTTGAATATTATTCTGCCAACCTTGATTATTATTTGGACGACACGCAACATCCATGTGAGGCTTGCACGCGTGCTTGAGCATATGAAAAAAGTGAAACTTCAACGATTTGAGCCTATTAGACAGCCAGAAACGTCGGATGAGATTGGTCAGCTAACGGCCGAGTTTAATCGCATGACAATGACCATTCACCGTTTGATCAATGATGTGTATGTAGCGGATATTCAACATAAAAATCTGGAGTTGCAGCGGCGTCATGCCCAGTTAAATGCGTTGCAAAGTCAGATTAATCCACATTTTCTGTTCAATGCGCTGGAGACCATCCGCATGCGAAGCCTGATGAAGGATGAGGATGAGACAGCAAGAATTATCCAGTATATGGCCAAAATTTTTCGGAACGCCCTGACCTGGAATCGTGACAGGGTTAGCGTAAAGGAAGAGCTGGAGTATGTGACCTGTTTTATCGAGATACAGAAATATCGGTTCGGACACAAGATGGATTATTCCATTGAACTGGACCCGGAAGCGGGTCAATGTTTCATTCCCAAGATGACACTATTGCCATTTGTCGAGAACGCCAGCATTCATGGCATTGAACCTCTCAAGGAGGGGGGAGAGATAAGGCTTCGCATTAAACGTACAGAGAAGCAACTCATCTGTGTTGTGGAAGATACGGGAGCAGGCATGACGGAGGAAAAGAGAAACCAGCTGCTTGCTTATGTGCAAACAGAAGATTCCATGGGGGATCGTGTGGGAGTACAAAATGTGATTTATCGGTTGAAATTGATCTATGATAACCGTTTCCACATCCGATTCGACAGTACCCTTGGTAAAGGGACACGGGTGGAGATCGTTATACCGTTGGAGGAGCCTGGAATGGAATAG